The following coding sequences lie in one Eubacterium ventriosum genomic window:
- a CDS encoding uracil-DNA glycosylase — protein sequence MSMIDNDWLVPLKKEFSKPYYKDLFEFVKNEYSTTVVYPPADDIFNAFHFTPLKDVKVLLLGQDPYHNVHQAHGLSFSVLPGNDIPPSLKNIYQELHDDLGCYIPNNGYLKKWADQGVLLLNTVLTVRAHQANSHQGKGWEQFTDAVIEAVNAQDRPIVIFLWGAPAGRKAKMLTNPKHLVLKAPHPSPLSAYRGFFGCKHFSKANEFLKANGVEPIDWQIENI from the coding sequence ATGTCAATGATAGATAACGATTGGCTTGTGCCTTTAAAGAAGGAGTTTTCAAAGCCATATTATAAAGATTTATTCGAGTTTGTAAAAAATGAATACAGTACTACAGTGGTATATCCGCCTGCAGATGATATTTTTAATGCATTTCATTTTACACCTCTTAAAGATGTAAAAGTTTTGCTTTTGGGACAGGATCCATATCATAATGTGCATCAGGCTCATGGTTTGAGTTTTTCTGTTTTGCCGGGTAACGACATACCTCCTTCACTTAAAAATATTTATCAGGAATTGCATGATGACTTAGGTTGTTATATTCCTAATAATGGATATTTAAAGAAATGGGCAGACCAGGGAGTGTTGTTGCTTAACACAGTTCTTACTGTAAGAGCCCATCAGGCTAACTCTCATCAGGGAAAAGGATGGGAACAGTTTACAGATGCAGTAATTGAAGCTGTAAATGCTCAGGACAGACCTATAGTTATCTTTTTGTGGGGCGCACCTGCCGGCAGAAAAGCTAAGATGTTAACTAATCCTAAGCATTTGGTCTTGAAAGCACCACATCCAAGTCCATTGTCAGCATATAGGGGATTCTTTGGCTGCAAACATTTCAGCAAGGCAAACGAATTTTTAAAGGCTAACGGTGTTGAACCTATTGACTGGCAGATTGAAAATATATAG
- a CDS encoding diacylglycerol/lipid kinase family protein, which translates to MKYYFIINPNSGKIDTNQFEQRILKECSKEKIKYKIFYTHNAGDAKKFAKKIPDEECVVFSVGGDGNLNAVLNGLAGSKNKILGNIPTGSGNDFERTLSQYDDGIHDFDFGIINGRHFINVACVGLDADVANNISWIRKKKWIPVSQRYNASILYTFIKYKFKKVKVQIDDNQSFENQCTILAICNGQYYGGGFRMAPHATLDDGLFDVYFVEKMPKVKVLPLFVKLLSAKHEKSPKIKKYQGEKVVIDSDKRYTFNVDGEMVTDTHFEIEMRKNAVKVFCNKEFVERIIGK; encoded by the coding sequence ATGAAATATTATTTTATTATTAATCCTAACAGTGGAAAAATAGACACAAATCAGTTTGAACAGAGAATTTTAAAGGAATGTTCAAAAGAAAAAATTAAATACAAAATATTTTATACACATAATGCAGGGGATGCAAAGAAGTTTGCAAAAAAAATACCTGATGAAGAATGTGTTGTTTTTTCTGTCGGTGGAGATGGCAATTTAAATGCAGTTCTAAACGGGTTGGCAGGTTCTAAGAACAAGATTCTTGGAAATATTCCAACAGGCAGTGGAAATGATTTTGAAAGAACACTTAGCCAATATGATGACGGAATACATGATTTTGATTTTGGAATTATTAATGGAAGACATTTTATTAATGTTGCCTGTGTAGGACTTGATGCTGATGTGGCTAACAATATTTCATGGATTAGGAAGAAGAAATGGATTCCGGTAAGCCAGCGCTACAATGCCAGCATTTTGTATACTTTTATTAAATATAAATTTAAAAAAGTAAAAGTACAGATAGACGATAATCAAAGTTTTGAAAACCAATGCACAATACTTGCCATATGCAATGGTCAATATTATGGTGGAGGTTTTAGAATGGCACCCCACGCTACACTTGACGATGGATTATTTGATGTATATTTTGTGGAAAAAATGCCAAAGGTTAAGGTTTTACCATTGTTTGTAAAACTGCTAAGCGCAAAGCATGAAAAATCTCCGAAGATTAAGAAATATCAAGGGGAAAAAGTGGTTATTGACAGCGATAAGAGATACACTTTTAATGTTGACGGAGAAATGGTAACGGATACTCATTTTGAAATAGAAATGAGAAAAAATGCAGTAAAGGTTTTCTGCAATAAGGAATTTGTGGAAAGAATAATAGGAAAGTAA
- the hisF gene encoding imidazole glycerol phosphate synthase subunit HisF — protein sequence MHTKRIIPCLDVNNNRVVKGTNFVNLRDAGDPVEVAKAYNKAGADELVFLDITASSDHRHTVTDLVRRVAEQVFIPFTVGGGIRTVDDFKELLREGADKISINSSAIMNPNLISEAADKFGSQCVVVAIDAKRREDGSGWNIYKNGGRVDMGMDAVEWAMKVDKLGAGEILLTSMDCDGVKQGYDIELTKIIAENVSVPVIASGGAGTMEHFYDALTEGKADAALAASLFHYKELEINDLKHYLDGKGVPVRL from the coding sequence ATGCATACAAAGAGAATTATTCCATGTTTGGATGTAAATAACAATAGAGTTGTAAAAGGTACTAATTTTGTGAATTTAAGAGATGCAGGTGATCCTGTTGAAGTTGCAAAAGCTTATAACAAGGCAGGAGCGGATGAACTTGTATTTTTAGATATTACTGCGTCTTCTGACCATAGACATACTGTTACGGATTTGGTAAGAAGAGTGGCAGAACAGGTTTTTATTCCGTTTACTGTTGGCGGAGGAATTAGAACTGTAGATGATTTTAAGGAACTTTTAAGAGAGGGTGCTGACAAGATTTCAATTAATTCATCAGCTATTATGAATCCTAATCTTATAAGTGAAGCGGCTGACAAGTTTGGAAGTCAGTGCGTTGTAGTTGCCATTGACGCTAAGAGACGTGAAGATGGTAGCGGCTGGAATATATACAAGAACGGTGGACGTGTCGATATGGGCATGGATGCTGTTGAATGGGCAATGAAGGTTGATAAACTTGGAGCAGGAGAGATTTTGCTTACAAGTATGGATTGTGACGGAGTGAAGCAGGGCTATGACATTGAACTTACAAAGATTATAGCTGAAAATGTTTCTGTTCCTGTTATTGCTTCAGGTGGAGCCGGAACTATGGAGCATTTTTATGATGCATTAACAGAGGGAAAGGCTGACGCAGCTCTTGCAGCTTCATTATTCCATTACAAAGAATTAGAAATTAATGATTTAAAACATTATTTAGATGGTAAGGGAGTGCCGGTACGTTTGTAG
- the hisH gene encoding imidazole glycerol phosphate synthase subunit HisH codes for MIAIIDYDAGNIKSVEKAFQYIGEDTVVSRDKEVILSADKVVLPGVGSFGDAMEKLRDYDLIDTINKVVENNTPFLGICLGLQLLFESSDETPGVEGLGILKGKILRIPDKPGFKIPHIGWNSLELTNNGRLFKGIEEQSYVYFVHSYYLEAEDEQIVKASTDYITHIHASVESGNVFACQFHPEKSGDVGLQILKNFAAL; via the coding sequence ATGATAGCAATTATTGACTATGATGCAGGCAACATTAAAAGCGTGGAGAAGGCATTTCAGTATATAGGAGAAGATACTGTAGTATCAAGAGACAAGGAGGTTATTCTTTCAGCAGATAAGGTAGTTCTTCCGGGAGTTGGTTCTTTCGGAGATGCAATGGAGAAATTGAGAGATTATGATCTTATTGATACAATCAATAAGGTTGTGGAAAATAACACACCTTTTCTTGGAATATGCTTAGGACTTCAGCTTTTATTCGAAAGCAGTGATGAAACTCCGGGAGTGGAAGGACTTGGAATTTTAAAAGGAAAGATTCTTAGAATACCTGACAAGCCGGGATTTAAGATTCCACATATTGGATGGAACTCTTTGGAACTTACTAATAACGGAAGATTATTTAAAGGCATTGAAGAACAGTCTTATGTTTATTTTGTACATTCATATTATTTGGAAGCAGAAGATGAGCAGATAGTTAAGGCTTCAACAGATTATATTACACATATTCATGCATCTGTTGAAAGTGGTAATGTTTTTGCATGCCAGTTTCACCCTGAAAAGAGTGGTGATGTAGGACTTCAGATTTTAAAGAATTTTGCGGCATTATAA
- a CDS encoding sensor histidine kinase — translation MKDIDKNKMKHTIGYKMTVIIVAIMGLSLIAASIFSSFFLSKYYKKTKQDSIKKVYNEFIKIIQDDENLKDSDNISTLNNICEKAGATMIVVDSAGDSVYDYGAGKMLADRWRDMIFGSNIKQKEEPRVIEKNDKYTIQSTVDRFSANQYYELSGGLASGNYVVIRMSVESFRESIAIANKFYLGVGISLILVTTLIIIWITRKYTQPLLQLADISKRMSELDFNVKYEDDRDDEIGILGESMNEMSDKLETAISELKSANLQLHKDIAKKEEVDEMRKEFISNVSHELKTPIALIQGYAEGLQESISDNPEDMDYYCDVIIDEAGKMNKMVKNLLTLNQLEFGDGSVNMERFDIISVIAGVIHSMQIKANEKQVNIEFNQMEPIYVWADEFQIEEVITNYLSNALNHVDENRIIKVKIQEKNGIVRVSVFNTGKNIPENELDNIWIKFYKVDKARTRAYGGNGIGLSIVKAIMDRHEKKCGAINRPDGVEFWFELDCKSLEKGTE, via the coding sequence ATGAAGGATATAGATAAGAATAAAATGAAACATACCATCGGTTACAAGATGACCGTAATTATAGTGGCAATCATGGGATTATCCCTGATTGCTGCTAGTATATTTAGCAGCTTTTTCTTAAGCAAGTATTATAAGAAAACAAAGCAAGATTCTATTAAGAAAGTTTACAATGAGTTTATAAAAATAATCCAAGATGATGAAAATCTTAAGGATAGCGACAATATTTCAACGCTGAATAATATTTGTGAAAAAGCCGGTGCCACAATGATTGTTGTAGATAGTGCGGGAGATTCTGTTTATGACTATGGTGCAGGAAAAATGCTTGCAGACCGTTGGCGTGATATGATTTTTGGTAGTAATATTAAGCAGAAAGAGGAACCAAGGGTTATTGAAAAGAACGACAAATATACAATTCAGTCTACGGTAGACAGATTTTCGGCCAATCAATATTATGAATTGTCAGGAGGACTGGCATCAGGCAATTATGTAGTTATAAGAATGTCAGTTGAAAGCTTTAGGGAGAGTATTGCCATTGCCAACAAGTTTTATTTAGGTGTTGGAATATCACTTATTCTTGTTACAACTTTAATTATTATTTGGATTACAAGAAAATATACACAACCTTTATTACAATTGGCTGATATTTCCAAAAGAATGTCAGAACTTGATTTTAATGTTAAGTATGAAGATGACCGTGATGATGAAATCGGTATTCTTGGAGAGAGCATGAATGAAATGTCTGACAAGCTTGAAACAGCTATTTCGGAACTAAAGTCTGCCAACTTGCAGCTTCACAAGGATATTGCAAAGAAGGAAGAAGTAGATGAGATGAGAAAAGAATTTATTTCAAATGTTTCTCACGAATTAAAAACACCTATTGCACTTATTCAGGGTTATGCAGAGGGACTTCAGGAAAGTATAAGTGATAATCCGGAGGATATGGATTACTACTGCGATGTTATTATTGATGAAGCTGGCAAGATGAATAAGATGGTTAAGAATCTTCTTACATTAAACCAGCTGGAGTTCGGTGACGGAAGTGTAAATATGGAAAGATTTGATATTATATCTGTGATTGCAGGAGTAATTCATTCTATGCAAATTAAGGCCAATGAAAAGCAGGTTAATATTGAATTTAATCAAATGGAACCTATTTACGTTTGGGCAGATGAGTTCCAGATTGAAGAGGTTATTACTAATTATTTAAGTAATGCTTTAAATCATGTTGACGAAAATAGAATAATTAAAGTGAAAATTCAGGAAAAAAATGGTATAGTAAGAGTGTCTGTGTTTAACACAGGAAAAAATATTCCTGAAAATGAGCTTGATAATATTTGGATCAAGTTCTATAAAGTTGACAAAGCAAGAACAAGAGCTTATGGTGGCAACGGTATAGGATTATCTATAGTTAAAGCCATTATGGACAGACACGAAAAGAAATGTGGAGCAATTAACAGACCGGATGGTGTTGAATTTTGGTTTGAGCTTGATTGCAAATCATTAGAGAAAGGGACTGAATAA
- a CDS encoding response regulator transcription factor, which produces MKQLKILVVDDEDRMRKLVRDFLVRKQYEVVEASNGEEAVDVFVESNDIDLIILDVMMPKMDGWEACREIRKISKVPIIMLTAKSEESDELLGFELGVDEYISKPFSPRILVARVDAILRRTNNIGQDQIEQAGDIEINKAAHIVTVKGEPIELSFKEFELLSYFIQNKGIALSRENILNNVWNYDYFGDARTIDTHVKKLRNKLGECGKYIVTIWGMGYKFEVN; this is translated from the coding sequence ATGAAACAATTAAAGATTCTTGTTGTAGATGATGAAGATAGAATGAGAAAGCTTGTAAGAGACTTTCTTGTAAGAAAACAATATGAAGTAGTGGAAGCATCCAACGGTGAAGAAGCCGTAGATGTGTTCGTGGAGAGTAATGATATTGATCTTATTATTTTGGATGTTATGATGCCTAAGATGGATGGATGGGAAGCCTGCAGGGAGATTAGAAAGATTTCTAAGGTTCCAATTATTATGCTGACAGCAAAGAGCGAGGAAAGTGATGAGTTACTTGGTTTTGAACTTGGAGTTGATGAATATATATCCAAGCCTTTCAGCCCAAGAATTCTTGTGGCAAGAGTTGATGCAATCCTTAGAAGAACTAATAATATAGGTCAGGATCAGATTGAACAGGCCGGAGATATTGAAATAAACAAGGCGGCTCATATTGTTACAGTAAAGGGTGAACCTATTGAACTTAGTTTTAAGGAATTTGAATTGTTATCATATTTCATACAAAATAAAGGAATTGCTTTATCAAGAGAGAATATTCTTAATAATGTATGGAATTATGATTATTTTGGAGATGCAAGAACTATTGATACCCACGTTAAAAAACTAAGAAATAAGCTTGGAGAATGTGGCAAATACATAGTTACAATTTGGGGCATGGGATACAAATTCGAGGTTAACTAA